In Centroberyx gerrardi isolate f3 chromosome 7, fCenGer3.hap1.cur.20231027, whole genome shotgun sequence, the sequence gtgaaattactttacatggagttttgattattattttctttaacctttatttaaccaggtaatatctcattgagattaaaagcAAATCTCTTTTACAAGAGCAACCGGGCCAAGAGGGCAGCATTGAACACAGTTACTTACCAGGACAACATAAGAGCATAACAGGAATaacagttaacacacacacaaacataatccaacaacaataataataataataataatgataataagaaactttatttatatagcactatagcacttatcaaaacacagttaccaaaaaaaagcaaaattacaTGAAAAGGTAAGACATCAGAGGTTATAAACACATTAGTAAAAGCCAGTAAAAGGTTCAAGTAAAAGCCAGACGgtaaaagtgagtttttaaaagtgatttaaaagaagacactgaaATGGCTGACCTAACCTCCCCAGGCAGGTTGTTCCACAGTCTGGACCTGAAGGAGAAACCATCTCCCTTTGTTCTCAGCCTTGACTGTGGAACAACCAGAAGACCTGAGCCTGAGGATCTTAGACTGCACCTTGGCTCATATGGGGTTAAAAGATCAGAGATGTAAGAAGGACCCAGCCCCACaagtgctttaaaagtgattaataaaatgttaaaatcaattctgaatttTACTGGTAACCAATGGAGAGATGCTAAATTGGGGGTAATGCGCTGCCTTCTCTTGGTACTGGTAAGGAGTCTGgagtctggctgcagcattttgcacTAGTTGTAGTCTGATGTTTTGAGAGCTCAGACAGGAGTATAAggcattgcagtagtcaaggtgtgtaaataataataataaaagcatgTGTCACAATCTCCAAGTGTTTAAACCATAAAAATGCCTTAATCTTAGAAAGTCCTCTGAGTTGAAGGAAGACTGTACCACTGTCTTGACCTGATTATCTAAGGTTAAACCTGAGTCGAAGATGACTCCTAAATATCTGCAGCTAGATGTTACATTTGTAGAAAGAGGGCCCAGATGGTTTTGGATGTCAGCGCTGACTGATGATGAACCAATGGTAAGGACCTGGGATTTATCACTGTTGAGCTGTAGGAAGTTGAGTGACATCCAGCACTGAATATCTAGCAGGCACTTTAGTAAAATAGTTAACTCAGCCATATCACCATGTTAAATAAGAGTCAAACCAGTCTAAAACCGGGTCAAAACAGGTCAAGTAGATTAATGGCAGAGACATTGACTAATCAAGTTTCCTTCCAAGTCTTTTAAAACTGATTTGAATTCTCCAAAGGAAATCAATTCAGACAGTTTTAAGTCAGTCTGAAGAGCATTCCAAGAGAAGGGTGCAGAATACTTTCAAGCTTTTTTGCCCAACTCTGTGCAGATAATTCTGTGAGCGTAGGCCATGAACACATACATTTCTAGACAAATATGTACACAAGTAAGTAGGGAGCAGCCCAAGGAGTGACTTTGAGATAAAAGTCAGCCAGTGGGTTTGCCTGCATACGAACAAAGAAGGCCATCTGGCTCTAGCATACAAGGTGCAATGGTGCGTAAGGAATTTACAGCTGGTGATGAATCTCAAGGCACTGTGATAGACATGTCAAGCCTTAGACATTGTGCAGAAGCATTCATATAAAGCTCCATAATCTAGCAGCGGTAGGAAGGTTGCCGATACCAGATATTTCTTAGCTTGAAAAGAGAAGCATGATTTATTCCTATAATAAAAGCCTAATTTCAGCTTGAGTTTAGAAACAAGATTTTCAATGTTAGGCTTAAATGATAATTGTTGAATGTGGAAACCCAGATACTTATAACTTGAAACTAACTCAATTTTTACATACATGGAAGGTTAGGTTGATGGTAAAGTGGAAAagtaaggagagggagagactttcATGCCCTGCAGCCGTTATATTGCTGTAAGTTGCGGGCATGTTGCAGGGAAAAAATTCCACAAGTGTATTTACAATTGTCATTTTTTAGAATTCTGAAAACGCCTTTAAAGGCCAAATATTTGGAAAAAGTCATGGGAGGATAAGACCATAGTACTTCCAGTGTTTcagaaatttaaattttaaatctCAAGGCCAGCCcctggcctttctagtgttgaTAGAAAAATACTGGTTTTACATGGAGCGGGGCCAACCGACCCCGAGCCATGCAGCATGTATGAGGTAAATTAGACCAGTTGTCTGTGAAGCGCTACCATACTCTGCTTGGCAGGCGATAATTTAATTAGTGCCTATAGCCGTATTAGCCCACCTGCCCACTGTGTGACTGAACATGGTTCAGAGTGTGTGGCTCAGCTGTGTGTGAAGGCGCAGGACGGTCACAGGCTGGATGGGCATCATCCCCTACCCGAGCCTTTGAGCGATCGAAAAGTCACATGCTTATTTTAGCCTGggacaatgtcttaaaatgtgaCATCATAGAAAGCGAAAGATTTCATTAGCACAAAAGTTCCGCCCCGGTGTGCAAGCTTCCATTATAACCCACAAAATAATTTTTGATATATTACCCAGACCTTCACATGCTACTTCCCAGTCCAGTTTATTCAGTGGTTTTAagccatttttattttgatgcagGCATCGCAGAGAGGTGGAATTAATGGAAAAGAACATAttgatgaaaaataaagagaaaacacatgGAATACAGCATTACCAGGGTAAATAAGAGCAGTAGAACTATTAGTCTGACAGTTGATTAGGAATTAATTATTAGtccattattatattattagatTAGGAATCAGAAACTAACTCTAAGCTGCTCTGGTCAACTTGGTGAGATGAGAGCAGGTGGCGTTTCTCtaaagcctgtctgtctgtctgtctgtctgtctgtctgtctgcctatctgtctgtctgtctgtctgtctgtctgcctgtctatcagtgtgtgtgtggctgtcagtGCTACTGGTCAGTAGCTCCGCCCAGCCTCTGAGCGACAGCCAGCGTCTGTTCTCCATCGCCGTCAGCAGAGTCCAGCACCTCCACCTGCTGGCCCAGAGGATCTTCTCCGACTTCGTAAGTCCGCCAGTCCGTAGAGAGCAGATCTGACCTAAACacctaaacaacaaaatgactgAGTTCACTGTCTAATTAATCACAactcaacagccaatcaaatctTGAGAATATGTCAAACATTTGGAATGTTATTAacaagctttgtgtgtgtgtgtgtgtgtgtgtgtgtgtgtgtgtgtgtgtgtttaggagaGCTCTCTGCAGACGGAGGAACAACGTCAGCTCAATAAAATCTTCCTGCAGGATTTCTGTAACTCTGATTACATCATCAGCCCCATCGACAAGCATGAGACCCAACGCAGCTCTGTACACAACATTTATATAGAATATACCCACATTATGTAAAATATCTAGAATCTACTGCTATCGTTTGACTGGGTCTAGGTGTTGACGCTTCTGTCTATCTGTTATTGTTTGACTGGGTCTAGGTGTTGAAGCTGCTGTCTATCTGCTATCGTTTGACTGGGTCTAGATGTTGAAGCTTCTGTCTATCTGCTATCGTTTGACTGGGTCTAGGTGTTGAAGCTGCTGTCTATCTCCTATCGTTTGGTTGAGTCTTGGGAGTTTCCCAGCCGTTCTCTGTCTGGAGGCTCTGCCCCCAGGAACCAAATCTCACCAAAACTCACAGAACTGAAGACTGGAATCCACCTACTGAtcagggtacacacacacacacggacacacagacTAATACACACTCTGATGAAGCTAAATATCAGATGTCACTGGTATATTTCTAGGTATTTAGACATCTTGAGACAATTGGTTTTGAATTTATACACCAACAACAAGTGCAAAGCCTTAGATTGCATTCTGGGAGATCCGATAGTTCACAgtgaagaaagacaggaaagaggagagagaggcagatgatGATGGTCCAGGACTCGTCAACGCTGCGTAGAAAAACTTCTAAATTCTCTCTTATGAACAAAATTTTTAATGTTCATAAGTACAAAACAATCTGTATCTATCAAGCGTGCATACGCACACCTGTCAGCAATCTGCTTTTATAAATATTACACGTTCTAAACCGTCATCATGCTCGCGCACAGCCGCTCATTAACATAAATACACGCCCCCAAATGACCATATATGGTGACAGCGTTCCCTTGAAATGCTGCAGGAAAGATCACTGATGATCtgctgaactgactgaacaaagaagcaggaggagaatTTTTAAGATGTAGAAATGTAGTTTTTGGTAACTGAGGTTGCGGCACCACAAAGTGCTTCTGGACACTTGATGGCAGATTAATAAACAAGTTAAAACATACAGCCTGTCAGCAGGTGTGAGCGAGCGGCATCAAACTGATTTATCAGCAgaacagtgaaattaaaaaaaaccaaagcCAAAAGAATTAAAGTCAACAAgagggacaggaggacagacagagaccgGCCTGTCCGATGTGGACCGGACACTCGCCTCCTGTCCTGTCGTGATAAATAATTAtcattgtgtgattgctgagtcagcaatc encodes:
- the gh1 gene encoding somatotropin, giving the protein MDRVCVWLSVLLVSSSAQPLSDSQRLFSIAVSRVQHLHLLAQRIFSDFESSLQTEEQRQLNKIFLQDFCNSDYIISPIDKHETQRSSVLKLLSISYRLVESWEFPSRSLSGGSAPRNQISPKLTELKTGIHLLIRANQDGAEIFTENSALQLAPYGNYYQSLGAEESLRRTYELLACFKKDMHKVETYLTVAKCRLSPEANCTL